A single Ascochyta rabiei chromosome 4, complete sequence DNA region contains:
- a CDS encoding monovalent cation:H+ antiporter, CPA1 (nhx1) gives MVSTVAWAIVSQMLKRDAVDADPDEEAPEAGQKEIFTSWALSILIVLLIIALFTSYIMQTRKIQAVHETVLSIFAGMVVGLVLRLTAVGSVLDAVSFDYQMFFNLLLPPIILSAGYELHQGNFFRHIGSILTFAFAGTFISAVSLGLILFLWTRIPLDGFKINFVEAMSVGATLSATDPVTILAIFDTYKVEPKLYTLIFGESILNDAVAIVLFETAQKYKDGAETLGIASLFEAFGIFFGVFFGSLFIGVMVGIVASLTLKFTYVRRYPKTETCLIILVAYLTYFFSNAIHMSGIVSLLFCGICLKHYAYHNMSRRTQLSTKFVFQVTSQLSENFIFIYLGLSLFTDKQLDFKPLFILITVAGICAARWAAVFPLSKAINAVSRCRRRRRGVDTTEDEIPYAHQAMIYWAGLRGAVGVALAAGLTGNNGDTLRATVLVVVVLTVIIFGGTTARMLEIMGIRTGVVEEIDSDDEFDIEVVNGGTFQRNKGSAIGHTPQPSQNGFGLNNVNGAYSSGSLNRSSPPTRPNGQPMRRNSSRQRFADGADHALLSPGDSLSGEEDDADLDLPPSARRSPNRQPSPLGTSMDPLYPTSGHRMAETGVAEGSSRVATATGAVKHLFNELSHDPANAFKQIDDGFLKPHLLLDPGQGKPGPSNV, from the exons ATGGTGTCGACTGTGGCGTGGGCCATAGTGTCCCAGATGCTGA AGCGAGACGCCGTCGACGCAGACCCAGACG AGGAAGCCCCCGAGGCAGGCCAGAAGGAGATCTTCACATCATGGGCCCTCTCCATCTTGATTGTGCTCCTCATCATCGCCCTCTTCACAAGCTACATCATGCAAACCCGCAAGATCCAGGCCGTCCACGAGACCGTCTTGTCCATCTTCGCCG GCATGGTCGTCGGCCTCGTGCTGCGACTGACAGCAGTGGGTTCCGTCCTCGATGCTGTCAGTTTCGACTACCAGATGTTCTTCAACCTCCTGCTACCGCCCATCATTCTTTCAGCCGGCTACGAACTACACCAG GGTAACTTCTTCAGACACATTGGCAGCATCCTCACTTTTGCCTTTGCCGGCACTTTCATATCCGCCGTCTCGCTCGGTCTCATTCTGTTCCTCTGGACTCGCATCCCTCTCGATGGCTTCAAGATCAACTTTGTCGAAGCCATGTCAGTCGGCGCTACCCTCTCCGCCACCGACCCGGTCACCATCTTGGCCATTTTTGACACCTACAAGGTCGAGCCAAAGCTATACACCCTCATCTTCGGCGAATCCATCCTCAACGACGCCGTCGCCATCGTCTTGTTCGAGACGGCGCAAAAGTACAAAGACGGCGCCGAGACGCTGGGCATCGCGAGCCTGTTCGAGGCTTTTGGCATCTTCTTCGGCGTCTTCTTCGGCAGTCTGTTCATCGGTGTCATGGTCGGCATCGTGGCTTCGTTGACGTTGAAGTTCACCTATGTCAGACGCTATCCCAAGACCGAGACCTGCTTGATCATCCTGGTCGCCTACCTTACCTACTTCTTCTCCAACGCCATCCACATGTCGG GTATTGTGTCGCTCTTGTTCTGCGGTATCTGCCTCAAACACTATGCCTACCACAACATGTCCCGGCGCACTCAGCTCTCCACCAAGTTCGTCTTCCAGGTCACATCGCAACTGTCGGAAAACTTCATCTTCATCTATCTGGGCCTCTCGCTCTTCACCGACAAACAGCTCGACTTCAAGCCTCTCTTCATCCTCATCACCGTCGCCGGCATCTGCGCAGCTCGTTGGGCGGCCGTCTTCCCCCTCTCCAAAGCCATCAACGCTGTTTCGAGatgccgccgccgacgccgcGGTGTAGACACGACGGAAGACGAGATTCCCTACGCACACCAGGCCATGATCTACTGGGCAGGCTTGCGAGGTGCCGTCGGTGTTGCTCTTGCCGCAGGACTGACAGGCAACAACGGCGACACGCTCCGTGCCACCGTGCTCGTGGTGGTCGTGCTGACCGTCATCATCTTCGGTGGCACCACAGCACGTATGCTAGAGATTATGGGCATTCGCACGGGAGTCGTCGAAGAGATTGACTCGGACGATGAGTTTGACATTGAGGTCGTCAACGGCGGTACATTCCAGCGCAACAAAGGCTCCGCTATTGGCCACACCCCTCAGCCTAGTCAGAACGGTTTCGGATTGAACAACGTGAACGGCGCGTACTCGAGCGGCTCGCTGAACCGCAGCAGCCCACCCACGCGTCCCAACGGGCAGCCGATGCGGCGGAACTCGAGCAGACAACGATTCGCAGATGGCGCAGACCACGCTCTCCTCAGCCCGGGCGACAGCCTTTCCGGCGAGGAAGACGATGCCGACCTCGACCTGCCACCAAGCGCACGCAGGTCACCGAACCGCCAGCCTTCCCCGCTGGGCACATCCATGGATCCCCTGTACCCAACTTCAGGCCATCGCATGGCGGAGACGGGCGTGGCAGAGGGTTCGAGTAGAGTGGCCACGGCTACGGGCGCCGTGAAGCACCTCTTCAATGAGCTGAGCCACGACCCGGCGAATGCGTTCAAGCAGATTGACGATGGTTTCCTGAAACCACACCTGCTTCTCGACCCTGGGCAAGGAAAGCCCGGGCCCAGCAATGTGTAA
- a CDS encoding Tyrosinase produces the protein MRGVFQAAWLLPLAVGSALPTQEDTQFEKRSFDLVENVLAGLGSIKQDLMAGGAAINQQLYQATQQPAQYKKCNPTNVKVRQEWSTFSTSEKKAYISAVQCLAKLPPKTSKEVCPGCRNRYDDFVATHIQQSFNIHVTGNFLTWHRYFTWAYEQTLRNECGYKGNQPYYSHSRWSDPNKSPLLDGSDTSISGQGAPGCSNQTFTGIPLNTNPLIKVPHGAGGGCVTSGPFKQWQVNLGPLFPGSDCAPLNPNLNFTEPDYGLGYNPRCLTRDITSFTTQGWLKDDDIVSLLKSSDYQSFWETLQGGPPPNNFMNNFMGVHTAGHFILGGDPGGDFMASPGDPYFFFHHSSIDRIYWIWQNLKPAERTKALYGPTFMSDLTSPAATLQDKLTMRAAYPGDITIEEAGSTMAGPFCYTYI, from the exons ATGCGAGGGGTTTTCCAGGCAGCGTGGCTTTTGCCACTGGCAGTAGGAAGTGCCCTTCCGACTCAAGAAGACACTCAATTCGAGAAGAGATCTTTCGACCTCGTTGAGAATGTCCTTGCAGGCTTGGGCAGCATCAAGCAGGATCTGATGGCTGGGGGTGCTGCCATCAACCAGCAGCTGTATCAAGCCACTCAGCAACCAGCTCAGTACAAGAAATGCAACCCAACCAATGTAAAGGTCCGACAGGAATG GTCGACCTTCTCAACGAGCGAAAAGAAGGCCTACATTAGTGCAGTACAGTGTCTCGCAAAGCTTCCCCCAAAGACGTCAAAAGAGGTCTGCCCTGGATGCAGAAACCGTTACGATGACTTTGTTGCGACCCACATCCAACAATCGTTCAACATCCACGTCACTGGCAACTTCCTGACATGG CACCGATACTTCACATGGGCATACGAGCAGACTCTACGTAATGAGTGTGGATACAAAGGCAACCAGCCCTACTACAGCCACTCGCGATGGAGCGACCCGAACAAGTCTCCTCTGCTGGACGGCTCCGACACCTCCATCTCCGGTCAGGGCGCACCCGGCTGCAGCAACCAAACATTCACTGGAATCCCGTTGAACACCAATCCCTTGATCAAGGTTCCCCATGGCGCGGGCGGCGGCTGTGTGACCTCTGGACCATTCAAGCAATGGCAAGTCAACCTTGGGCCTCTCTTCCCAGGCTCAGACTGCGCGCCACTGAACCCCAACCTAAACTTCACCGAACCCGACTATGGTCTCGGATACAACCCGCGCTGCCTCACTCGCGACATCACGAGCTTCACCACCCAGGGATGGTTGAAGGACGACGACATCGTCTCTCTCCTCAAGAGCAGCGACTACCAATCCTTCTGGGAAACGCTACAAGGCGGCCCCCCACCCAACAACTTCATGAACAACTTCATGGGCGTGCACACCGCGGGGCACTTCATCCTCGGCGGCGACCCCGGCGGCGACTTCATGGCCTCTCCCGGTGACCCGTACTTTTTCTTCCACCACTCGAGCATCGATCGCATCTACTGGATCTGGCAGAACCTCAAGCCGGCGGAGCGCACAAAGGCTCTGTACGGCCCCACGTTCATGTCCGATCTCACTTCGCCTGCTGCTACGCTCCAGGACAAGCTTACCATGCGAGCCGCGTACCCGGGGGACATCACTATTGAGGAGGCCGGGAGTACCATGGCTGGACCTTTCTGCTACACCTACATATAG